Proteins encoded by one window of Marinitoga litoralis:
- a CDS encoding response regulator: MARILIVEDNIFMRNTLKKFFIELGHTIVDELEDSNNLLEIYQKLKPDLITLDLILKKNNGINALKKIKKNFPNSKVIVISVVNNKKDIFEALNSGADYFIIKPITIEKLKKALDKVFISQKKVFKIRNMYKKQENENIVDVENINGVLKIHIKKSLNGDVIEKISRIVDSFLIIKPLNIVFTYFDKSENLYVLKKALNDIMLKIKNHGGDADIEI, from the coding sequence ATGGCTAGAATATTAATTGTTGAAGATAATATATTTATGAGAAATACATTAAAAAAATTTTTTATAGAACTTGGTCATACTATTGTTGATGAACTAGAAGATAGTAATAATTTACTCGAAATATATCAAAAATTAAAACCTGATCTAATAACATTAGATTTAATTTTGAAAAAAAATAATGGTATTAATGCTTTAAAAAAAATAAAAAAAAATTTTCCTAATTCAAAAGTAATAGTCATTAGCGTAGTAAATAATAAAAAAGATATTTTTGAGGCTTTAAATAGCGGTGCTGACTATTTTATTATTAAACCAATAACTATAGAAAAACTGAAAAAAGCTTTGGACAAAGTTTTTATATCGCAAAAAAAAGTTTTTAAAATACGGAATATGTATAAAAAACAAGAAAATGAAAATATTGTGGATGTTGAAAATATAAATGGTGTTTTAAAAATCCATATTAAAAAATCTCTAAATGGAGATGTTATTGAAAAAATAAGCAGAATAGTAGATAGTTTTTTAATAATTAAACCTTTAAATATTGTATTTACATATTTTGATAAAAGTGAAAATTTGTATGTTTTAAAAAAAGCTCTGAATGACATAATGTTAAAAATTAAAAACCATGGTGGAGATGCTGATATAGAAATTTAA